DNA sequence from the Moorena sp. SIOASIH genome:
AAATTCACCGATAAGTTCACAAAATTTTCACATCAAAACCGGAGAGTGAGGAGGTAAAAAACCTGGGGGAGCCATTTAAGAAGCAATTTCTACCTCAACCTGGACGAAAAATTATTCCAAGGGTTGAATAAAAGATGAGTCTGGACTCACCTATTTCAGCAAAAGGTCACTCATAGTTGCTTAAAGCTTGGGTCAACCAATAGCTGGGAGAAAGCTGATAGTCAAGCTTCAGCAAAATTTCAGGCTATGACCAGCGCCAACTGTGACAGTTGATAAACCGATCAACAAAGGAACAAACCAAAGCATAGTTTAGGCTTAAATAGGTTTATAACCTCAAGAGTCAACATAACTCTGGTTTAATAAAAATTAACTTTTTCTGATTGATTATGGCTTCATCAATTGATGGTCTAAACTCTCAGAATTTTTGCTTAGGGTGTCTTACAGTTTTTTTTCAAAGGGGGTAAGTATGATGCTTAACCAATTAACTGGATCGTTCTTGTCAGCACGTCAACTGCTAAATCTTAGAAAACTACCCCTAACAAGGCTATTGCTAACGATAGGATTGGTAACTACCTCATCAACTATAGCAACAGCAGCACCTCAACCGCCAGATCAAGCCATTGATGCTACAGGTAGAGCGTACAGTAAAGCAACGAGTCAAAATGCATCAATACCTGATGATGGCATTTACCTCTATGGTGAATCCTCACAACCAGGACAGATTGGTCAAGAATATCTAGTATTTGAAGCGAATCAGGGCAACGTCCTTGGTGCGGTATATATGCCTCACTCAGAATATAGCTGTTTTTACGGCACCCTAGATTCAAAACAAATGAATTTGACGGTTATTGATCCCTACAACCAAACCGCTTTGTCCCATACCATTTCCCGTCAACAGCGCTCACCCATTGCTGTAGTTGGTGAACGGCTAAGTCTTGACCATCGCTATAGCGCTATTACTTATCCTTACAAAGTTGGACTAGAAGGATATCAACCAATTAGTTATATTAGTGATAGTGACCAGGAAATTTTGAGGGTTTGCCGGGATAACTACCAAGGAAGAGTCACCGAGTGATTAATGCTCCCGTTGAACTAATACTAGTTGCTAGGTAATTCAAGTTTGACTTGACCATTAACAACGTTGGATTAGGTATAAGGCTTGCTGTAGGGAGCATTAAATCAAAAATCCAATCTCTAAAATTTAAATGCTAATGCTAATTAAACGCTCAAATTGGAACAGTGACTCATAATCCAGCAACCAAACGATTTAGCTCCGATTGCATTTGAGTAGAAACTTGCTCGTAACAAGCATCAACATAATCTTGATCGCGAGCAGCAACACGACCATAGCGCTCAAAAACAATCGGAGGGCAAACACGAGTTGTAATCGGTATGGGAAAGGGTATATTGGGTAAAGGACCAATCCCCAATCCCCAAGGCAAACCGAGATAAATTGGGAAAACTTGTGGGTCAAGACCAAATAACCAGGGCATCCCCAACTCGTTTAGTTGTCGAGCCTGTTGATAGCAGTCACCTAAGACAATCAGGGTATCATGGGCACCTTTGGAGATAATCGGTACAATCGGAACCTTTTCTCGTAGTGCCAGTTTAATAAAGCCCTTACGTCCAGCTAATTGAATTTGATGACGCTGGCTATGGGGACGGAATACATCTTGGGCACCCCCTGGATAGACTAAGACACTAGCTCCCTTACGAAAAGCAGCGATCGCCATTTGGGGATGAGCCATGATTGCCCCAATCTTTGCCGCTAGCTGCGCCAGGGCTGGATAAATTTGCCAGGCATTGGAATGCATTAGACCATAAACTGGACGCTGGGTGCCAAAGCGGCGAAACCAGTCATACATCATCATCACCATATCAGGGGAAGCTAATCCACCATTGTGGGAACCAACCAACAGCACCTTACTGTCCGGAATGTGCTGCCAGCCATCAGTTTTCACCCGAAAGTAGTAGCGATAAAACCATTCCCACTGGGGCAGATAGGATTCAATTACTTCTGGATCTCGCTCTTCTAAAGACCAACCAAACCGATGCGTCAAGGCTTACTATTGAGTTAACTACAGTTAAATCCTATTCCAAAAAAACCTGAGCTAGAGGTTAAGTTGATCACTAAAATCTCCTACAAGGGATGCGAGTAAGCTTCCCCACGGCTAGAAGCCGGGGGCAATCCGGCGATTCTAGAGCGTGTTGGTTTCAGTAGCCCTAGCAGACTTAACGCGCTCAGACTCGAAATTATTGAATCTAAGGGTTAAGCGCCGAACCTCCAGGCTGGCTTACTCTACGAATGCAAGGGATTGCTCGCATTCGTAGCTTCTATAACCGAGTCGTTTCCCGGACAGCCCCAATACTTCGATTTGCGTATCACTCGCCGATACTAACCTACTGGCATGGCCGTTTCTCCGAAGTAAAAAAGAGTGCCTTTGCTCATTTCAGTTATGTTTATTCTACAACAAGATACTGGCTATTCCGGAAAGTTTGTTAGCTAACCTCAAGGGTGTTGAACCCTTGACCATTCGGTCACGCTGCGCGAACGGTTAGCTGCGGGGGATTATCCCTCCCTATGCCTAAAGGCAAGGGCAAATCATCCCCCGAACCCCCTATTTCTGGTGATACCAATTCTTCACCAGACTTCTTGCAGAGGTTCCCTCTTCCCTGCACCCAACGCTATAGTTTTTTGGTTAACTACTTAGGATTTAGGCTTAGGACTTAGGCATTAACCGGGTTTGTTACCGAGTTTTGTGGTTACCCAGTTTGTAAGCATTCAGCCAAAGGCTGAAAGCTGAAAGCTGAAAGCTGAAAGCTGAAAGCTGAAAGCTGAAAGCTGAAAGCTGAAAGCTGAAAGCTGAAAGCTGAAAGCTGAAAGCTGAAAGCTGAAAGCTGATAGCTGATAGCTTACCCCAGTTTTGCCTAAGTCCTGCTACTTTGACTATAGTTTTTACTATAGTGTTGACTATATTTTTACTCTAGCGCTTACTGTATTAATTTCCTCTTGCTCCGGGTCTCGGTCAAAAATGAGTATATATTTCATGTCAGGCATCAGTCTGCGCAGAACTTGTAGATGAGCCTCAGCGTCAGTTCGGCGACGAAAGCGAGCGACAATAATTCGCTGCATTTTGGGAAGTGGCTTGATAATACACCATGGGCTTAGTCGATCGCGGTAGGTCATAGCACCCTGCTCCATCATGTTTGATTGATTATTCTGTTGACACTCCCCGACCATTAGGCGCGGGGATTCCTAGATCAACGAGCCGCCTTAAACCGCCGTATTCCTATCTTTGACTCCGCCAAAAACAGGACAGTACTTAAACCAAAAACCCGTCAAGACCAAGTTCTTAGTCAATTTACGACAGACCCAGAGGGCGATTCTCCCTTGGCGTTTGGTTACTTAATAGGAAGTGCCTTAAGAAGTCCGTTTCCCTTCCTTGTCACCTTCGGTGTGCCCCACCGTACCATTTTTTTTAAAGCGTGATTTCCCTGGGTTCACACGCCAACGGTTAATTGACGATTGGGTTTTTAAAGAGGATTTTCCCTACCCTCTGGGTATTACTACTTTTAGGTCATGCAGTGGCGGATCTTTCTTCCGGTTGCGCCTCGGTTTTTCAGCCTGTACCCTATACTTCTAATATACTATAGCGCTATATAATTGTCAACCTCTTGCCAGAAGTTTTTTAGGCTAAAAGCGCGCTAGTCACTTTCATCTCCGCTCGCTTTGTGGCGGAGTTTTCAGTGTTAGGATCTCTAATAAAACTACAGTTATAGCCGTTAGATCCTTAAGCAGTTGAACCCTTCAATACAGTGGTTTTGCCGCCTCTATTTTCTACGGTGATCTGACCACGGTTAGATCACCTAAATAGTCTACTTGCAGTTGATCTGCTTGTATGGATGTCCAACCCTCCGACCTTATCTATAAAAGCAGCTACAGTAGAATGCTGTGTTGCCAAATTGCCGATTTGAATAAAAAAGCTTCCGTTATCTGTTAGCCATTAATATCATGTCAGGATAATTACCCTTAATAAAAATCCCCCCATCTCCCCATCTCCCCATCTCCCCATCTCCCCATCTCCCCTTAATTATGGGTATTCAACCAGACTTGATATAACCATTACCCATCCCCGATTTGCTGTTGATGATCAGGACATAGCAAATTCCTAACTACCTGGGGAATCTCCTCAAAATGCTCCAAGAGAAAATCCATCAGGGCAAGATGGCGCAAATCAATAGGCTGGGGACGGCGATAGTTGTGACCGCTGGAAAACCAGCGCTGAACGGTGGCAGTTGAGCGAGAGCAGATACTAGCGATTTGTTCGTAATTCACATCCCATTTATGATAGAATTGTCTTGGAGTCATACCCAATTGGCAGTTGCTGTAGAGTTCAATTAGATCTTGCTCTCGTTGAGTTAGAGTCCGGGGAGGGGTTCTATATTGATCATCGAAACGGTATCTCCCAGAAGGAGTTCGTAGCACATTGGGGGATTTCAAATAATTTCTAGGGCCAACAGCCTCAGTGCAAGTCCAAGAATAGGAATCTTTATAGTTGGTTGTTAGCGTAGGCTTAGGATGCCGAGGTTCAATGTCTTCTTCCCAAGCTGTGTCAGCAACGATCCAAGCCGCACTAGGAGAGTCTTTCTCAAGCCAGATCAGGTAGCAAATTGCCCATTGGCTTTGATGCCTGGCGTAGGCGTAGAAGAATCCGATCACAACACCCCAGTCCATTTGACCGTTTAGAGGTCGCCACCTAATCGGTGATCCTGTTTGATAACGGGGTGTTGCTGTAGGGTTCCAAGCACCTGGGGGGTCTATTGATGGGGGCGCGATTTCTGTTTTAATGGGGTCAAACAGTATATCTGAGTCTCCCTGGCGGATGCTATTTAAATAACTGGCTATCAGTTTTCCGGTCAGATTCTGAGTTAGGTGCTGGATAAGGACGGTAGCTAGAGTTTTTAGTTCTGGTTCTTCTATATCCATTGACTCTGCATTGAAGTCGGCATCCCCGTAGCTTTTCAAATGGGACAACAGTTGTGTGATGCCGAATTCATCTAAGGCTTGCTGATAGGAAGGAGGCTGATCGCTTTTTTCTCTAACTGTTTCTACCATAGGAAACTTGGGGATAATCACATCAATAGTATACGCTTATGTATATAAAAGATACATTTTAAGTACAAATAATGTAAAATTTGACATCAACTAACAGGTGAACTTAGAATAGAGATTATGAGCAAACGTATACAAGTAACCTTACCCGACCGGATTGCAGACGATTTACAGCGATGGGCTGATTACGATGGACGCCCTCTATCTAACCTTGCTGCTTACCTTCTAGAACGTGCTGTTACCGAGGCCAAGAAAGAAGGTGTTGAATGGGACAAAGAGTCTTGATCTCCACCAACGGTTGATTAGGCCATGAGCCAGAGCGCGCTAATCGTGCTTTATTTTAATAACTAGTATGGCTCAAGTAATCGAAGCTAGAAATATCAGCTTGTAAGGTGGGCAAAAACAGTTTGTTTGTTTTGAGTATTCTAGATTAGATTACTTTGCCCACCCTACTTTAATTGGTATTTTTTGTACAGGCAAGTCCCTAATCTAAGCTAGAAATCTCAGTCTGTATAAATTCGAGGATAAGTTTAGGCAGCAACACCTTAATAATCCTCATTAAGGTATTGCTGAATACTCTATTCAGCAACGCCTTAAAACCAAATACTTTAGCCGCAACGTTAATCCTCTGGTAGATTTTCCCTCACCCATTTACGCCAAGCTAAAATCATGGTAGTGTCATCCTGGGTTTCTGCCTGCTGCAAAAACTGATTGATAATTTCTACAGAAAGAATCTCAAAGGTGAAATTGTCCTGACAACGAACATATTCTCCATTTTGCAGCCGGTAAATCTCTACAGTTTGTCCTATATAACGCCAAACTTCAGGCACTCCTATCTGCTTGTAAATCCCAAATCGCCGACTGGATGAACTGGTAATATCCACTTCAATCACCAAGTCTGGTGGAGGATCAGTGGCTAAATCTACTGTCCTGCCTTGAATACAGTCAACATTACCGATGTAGTAGCAAGAGTCAGGTTCTGCACCATGCTCTAAGTCCTCCCGATTCAGGGTTGTAGAAGCAAACCCTTTGACCCGAAGATTAAGTTCTTCGGTTAAGGTATTCACCATCCGTTCTAGCAGCTGCTTGTATGTCTCATGGCGATCTGAGGGCATCGTGATTTCTAGCATTCCTTGAGCATAGGCAAGACGCGAGGTTCGATGATCTCCTAAGTCTGCCAATAGCGCCTTGTACGTCTGCCAACTGACGTTTTGTAAGACAATTCTTTGGGTAGTTTTGACCGGTGAATCCTCATCTGAACTAAAAGTACTGGCCATTGATGCAGTGATTGTGGTGAAAACGCGAACGACCGTAGGTCACGCTACGCGAACGCACAAATCCTTAACAGAAATGCAGCGCGGTCTTGGGGAGCCAGTGCCGCCAAAGAGGGTTCCCACGGGGCAAACAGCGGTGCGGAGGCAGGTTCCGCACACAGACCCATGCGCCATGAGCAACTGCCGTGCAAA
Encoded proteins:
- a CDS encoding lysophospholipid acyltransferase family protein, with amino-acid sequence MTHRFGWSLEERDPEVIESYLPQWEWFYRYYFRVKTDGWQHIPDSKVLLVGSHNGGLASPDMVMMMYDWFRRFGTQRPVYGLMHSNAWQIYPALAQLAAKIGAIMAHPQMAIAAFRKGASVLVYPGGAQDVFRPHSQRHQIQLAGRKGFIKLALREKVPIVPIISKGAHDTLIVLGDCYQQARQLNELGMPWLFGLDPQVFPIYLGLPWGLGIGPLPNIPFPIPITTRVCPPIVFERYGRVAARDQDYVDACYEQVSTQMQSELNRLVAGL
- a CDS encoding Uma2 family endonuclease, with the protein product MASTFSSDEDSPVKTTQRIVLQNVSWQTYKALLADLGDHRTSRLAYAQGMLEITMPSDRHETYKQLLERMVNTLTEELNLRVKGFASTTLNREDLEHGAEPDSCYYIGNVDCIQGRTVDLATDPPPDLVIEVDITSSSSRRFGIYKQIGVPEVWRYIGQTVEIYRLQNGEYVRCQDNFTFEILSVEIINQFLQQAETQDDTTMILAWRKWVRENLPED